Proteins encoded together in one Candidatus Neomarinimicrobiota bacterium window:
- a CDS encoding hydrogenase maturation protease, with protein sequence MAALTVIGVGSRLRGDDAIGPLLIDALSQLSHSQLELVDAGSDTLGVLEYFEGRDHVIVVDACQMGRQAGCIVEFDPNQIDFVLKDDPLSLHGLGLAESIKMADSLDMLPKDLKIIGIEPESIQFNGSLSVPVKKALKMAVEIVEDKLNRVSQLAEA encoded by the coding sequence ATGGCAGCACTAACAGTCATAGGTGTAGGCAGTCGCTTGCGTGGAGATGATGCCATCGGTCCCTTACTTATCGATGCACTCTCCCAGCTATCACATTCTCAATTAGAATTGGTGGATGCAGGGAGTGACACTCTGGGAGTCCTCGAGTATTTCGAAGGACGTGACCATGTGATTGTTGTGGATGCCTGTCAGATGGGTCGCCAAGCAGGGTGCATTGTGGAGTTTGACCCCAATCAAATTGATTTTGTGTTAAAAGATGACCCCCTATCACTTCATGGTCTGGGGTTGGCAGAGTCAATAAAAATGGCAGATTCCCTGGATATGCTCCCCAAAGACTTGAAAATCATTGGTATTGAACCAGAATCAATTCAATTTAATGGCTCACTTTCCGTACCTGTAAAAAAGGCTTTGAAAATGGCCGTTGAAATCGTTGAAGATAAACTTAATCGAGTAAGCCAACTCGCTGAGGCTTAG
- a CDS encoding response regulator codes for MAKKVLIIDDDFDLVEAMRITLEAAGYDVIDAQDGEKGLEKIKSESPDLVILDVMMSSMDEGFHVAYKIRENADIKDTPIVMLTAVGNQTGFQFDPGKDADFLPVDAFLEKPVNPKKLVDVVHQNIKV; via the coding sequence ATGGCAAAAAAAGTACTGATAATAGATGATGACTTCGATCTCGTTGAAGCCATGCGTATCACTTTGGAAGCAGCCGGTTATGATGTTATTGATGCCCAGGATGGGGAAAAGGGTTTGGAGAAGATAAAATCAGAATCTCCAGATCTGGTTATTCTGGATGTCATGATGTCTTCCATGGATGAAGGCTTTCACGTCGCCTACAAAATCAGGGAAAATGCTGACATCAAGGATACCCCCATCGTCATGTTAACGGCGGTTGGGAACCAGACAGGTTTTCAGTTTGATCCAGGCAAAGATGCCGATTTTCTACCTGTTGATGCGTTTTTAGAAAAACCGGTAAATCCCAAAAAATTGGTGGACGTCGTACATCAAAATATTAAGGTCTAA